The genomic window TATTCAATTATGTTCCTTCACCGCAGCAATACCCCAGGAAACCTGAAGGTtgagtgggcatcctccgatcccacgaccaagccaatttCCAAAgatttacacccaggaactcgaaagCGGATGTCAGTAAGTTAATGGCCTCTGGAGAACAAAGATCAGCCTGCAGACGTCTGCCTGAGCGCAGCAGCAGCCTGGCCTGCAGGGTCAGCTGTAGCGGTATTAGAAAAAACAACCCCTACTGGTTTATTCTCCCTAACCaacgggagcaccagagccaaggGGACGCTGGCAACCTAGTGAGGAGCAGTGACTGCACAGACAGGACACTCTCCTGGCTTGTACGACCCGCCTTGAGGCCATTCTTTTACCAGGTAAGCACCCCCAGATTTTGTAATATACATTCCGTTTTCAAAAACATACCCTTCCTTCAACGTTCAGAAAGTTGTGATAGATACACTTCCGTAACATTTGCAGGTCCCTTTTATGTTTAGTGCTGTACATTTTCTGTACAACATGACTGTTACTAGTTTGTGGTGTTTGAGAGTGCATTTCAATCTTCAAATGAATGCAAATTATTCTAATGAGCAAGATGTAGTACAAGCAGCACCCTAAACTATCAATACAGAATGACTTATACCTTGTATTTGTTGTTGGATttccaacaaaaaatatatttgctatgATATCACATGGAATTTTGCACCTATCTTTGCCATGTTTTGACTAGGAAGCTGAAATCTTGCGAGATCAGTAACAAGGACAGTAATCTAAAAAATGTTTGGCTCCATGACACTGATGGAAACAAACTGTAATAATTTAAATGAGCCCAGGTTGCAGAAAGAAACAAAGCAGAAGTGTTTCCAGATGACAGAATTTGGAGAGCCCTGGCCTAAACAGACCCTGTTACTCACCGACAGTGCATGCAGGTCTGTGAAGAGAGGATGGGCCCCCTCCCTCAGCACACGCTGTACAGCTCCCAGCACACGGGACAGGTCGGTGCCGAATGTGCGGAACAGGACACAGAACTCTCTGTGCTGGGACTCCAAGGTCTGCAGCAGCTGGAAGAAGGCTGGCAGGATCCAGTGATACAGCCTCCCATCCTCCCCCCTCACCGCCAGCAACTCATCCTCCTCTCCGCTCCATTCCAGCAGAGACAGGTGCTCCTTCAAGACGCCGCGGAACCGTTGCCCCTCGGCTGTTCCCGTGAAATCCTGGACTCTACCAAACTGGGAGTAATAGGTCACAGCGCCCTGGcatggagagaggagggagggcaCATCGCTCACCCACTCCCAGCTACCTGCAGAAGAAAAGGAGAAAGTGATTGACGATCAGGGGCTGCACTCTATGGTAGTGTCTTTAAAGTTAAACAACTTCTgccagtaattattttatttttgccagTCCCTTGTAGGCATGCTTCCCATCTAATAGACCTTTGTCCTTTCTGAATGTCttattatctttattaacatCATTATTGGCCACCCTTTCATTTTGCAGAGAATATTTTGGTTATCCacttgtttacattattttacatactCAGATacttaatataaatacaattgcTGCATCTAAGTAAGTATCTTTGTGGGcagaccattggagtgagttaTAACTGCAATACCTGAAGTGTTTACTGTAGTACCTGGATGCAGAGCCCCACTTCAAACAGTATTTGAAATACCTGCATATTTCACATTTAAGTGTAATACACATGCAAAAGATTGTCAACAGAAGAAACACGGTAAAAAGTTTTTGGGTTTGGCAATTTCACCTTGGCGGTTAACTCTCCCCCAGGTGGCCGTGGACAGGAAGTAATCTAATGCCGCCACTGTTCCTTGTTTAGTCACGGCATCAGAGACCAGGATGGTGTTGTTCAGATCCAAGTGCAAAATCAGCTTCCTTCGTCTCGGGTGCGGTAGCTCCAGGTGAACGCTGCAGACGATGTGGTCGCTTCTCTTCTGCGCGGACCGGTCACAATCCGGACACTCGGCAGACTCACTTTGCTTTTTGTTGCCAGACTTGTCTGTGTCTTTTTCTTCAAGTTTAGCATGACTGCACCCACCTGGTCGAATAGCTTTAACAGCAAGCATACTGCAGCTATTCAAGTTTTCACTAGACAATAATAAACGTTGATGTAAACCTATATTATTCACCCCGAGTACTTTTCAATTAGTATGATTAAGTAATCTAAAGCAAAGACATAAAGTGCTTTACACCATGACCAAAATAAGTATcctgctattaaaaataaataaacacaaaaaccgATTAAAATTACAtcaagtatattttagatataggAATCTTTGTAGTGCAAATCTTAAACGTAACAGCAAACTATAGGAAAATAGTACCAAGaaatctcaatatatatatatatatatatatatatatatatatatatatatatatatatatatatcacagaacTTCAAGTGACAAAGCAATGTGCTTCGACGGTTTTGCTGATTTTGtcttaagcaattaggaaaaagTGACAGTGTGTtctagttgttgttattattattattattattattattattgaatgatAACTGTGAGCAAGGTAGCAGAAGTTTAGATTCAAGCAATAGTAAGTACATCCATCAACCAGTTAGCGCATTCTTCAGGATCAAGGTTCTACTTTTACTTTGCAAAATGCGctaaacattaacatttaaactTAGTAACAGCAATTTAATATTGTCATGAAACAGTGattttacttaaaatattatATGTGTTACACAATCTACCACCCTTAGTCgcatttgtattttagtttttaaatcattCGTTATCTAGATATTCAATTTCTTAAGGTTTTTTAATACTCGCATTCTCCTCAAGTTAAGAAAGAAATCCACGACAGGCACAGCGTGTGAATCAAGTACAATGCCGCTTGTCCAGTATATTTTGCCGGTAACACAAGCTTCCAGAAACATTTATTTCCCCTTAATAAAGATTACACGTTTCCTTAATCCTGGTCAACGACAAATCAGTTACACAAAATCAAGAGCAACCTTTCCGGCAATATATTGAAACAGCAGGCCGGCGCCATCTGTTGGTAGCCTGCTCCAATAAGCTTCCCTTTttagcttgtgtttttaaaaaaaataataaataacataaaaataataatacactaggATAACTGTACAGTATTCTAGCAGTGGGCACCTTTAAAATGCACAACATAGACTGTGGGTTCAACTGAGTGAgccattttatttttcctgttgtgtttttatttcacctCATCATTCCGAGTGGCTTTGAGCCAATACTCAACTATTATCAGTTTCTCTGACTCTGCCTTCACCTCTcaacttgtctggagaatcctaaatgctcAGACTGAACATGCTTCCATTGAAAGTGGAATGTGACCATTTGGCATTTCAGCTCTGCCAGTATGTACGTTTGATGAAATAGAGCAGTAATACATATAAATTCTTTGgacagagaaaaaataaacaaacacagctacACCCTGAACCTTATAATTAGAACAACTATTCAATTGACATCAATACTAGCTTAACTGCAGCTGTCAGAATAACATCTGGTGTCACTGCATATACATGTGAGACattcgtttttatttatttttttaaaatactgtgacatttattgtgcaaaaaacaagaaaataaaaaaaaaatattcacagcaAACGaattataaaaaaagcaaaactacattGCATTAATATGTTGGGTTCAACATCTGTGCTCATCAGCCAAACTGAAGCACAACACTCTTCAGGACATCATAAGCAACTATAAATCTCTCTTTACATTAAGGGTTAAAATCTGAAACAAAGCTTATTAAAGCCTCTGTCAGTGCCAGAAAAAGCCCTAATATACATCACGTCAATATACATTTCCTATATACGTTATCATTTTtcataaatgcaatatatatgtTGACAACCTTAAACGCTTACAGTGTATAACCCGTATCCTTCTGTACACCTTTACAGCACCAGACCATATAGTAAAAATCCAGATACCAGCAGCATACCCAGAACAGTGGTTCTCTATATTGTAACTCTGCCCCATTAAAATTTCCATGCCAGACTGTACCATTTAAGTCTATTCTGATTAACCTGTTGGTTCTTACTGACAATGTTTGATGAAGCTTTTAAACAAACTCCTTATTCCTACTGTAAGGACATACAATGATAGGTGTGCAAATGATTATGACTTGATTTCTGTATTCAGAATGTATGCTGAAGAGATTCAGGCATGCAAGGAAGGAAAAATTAACACCTTGATAAAAATAttgcaattaaataataataatgccccaTTACAATCTGCATTAATGATGGTAATGTTTCACCTTTATTTCAATAGCGACCACTGATTACTCTTAATTCTGCAGTCTTTGTTGTATATGCTGCAGTGTAGGTCTTTTTCTTAACCTCGTCAGCCTGCAGCAAGCATATAGCTGCTCTTGATACGCACAGTTGCCTGTGATACGTATTTTCCTCAAACTGAAAAGGGTCTCATGCAAATTGTTCATCATtccagaaatatataaaatatacagtattgtgcagaAGCTTTAGGCAGGGTTTATTATTTTTCCCAGGGTTTATATTTACTGCCAAGTCAAAATTGTgtagcaaattaaaatgttttactatgGGCTTTTGTAAATTTTGAATTATGGATACTTTTTATTGCATCTGGCTgccagatatacagtatgtttctacccaaaatgttttaactttttttttttcatttagatttcTACACGTTTCAATCTACATTTTATCTGTGTGTGCCACTGAACAAAATAAAGGCTACACTACTTCCTTACTCAACCAGGTGGAATGTGTGCATTATACGCTTCTTAAACAACATTTCATGTAGGttttaagcaaattaaaaaaacaaattaaaaaagaaaaaggggggggggtaaacTTCAGTATTGCACAAACTTGTagtacatttgcatttaaaacttCTATACTGTACAAGAAAACAGATTAGTTTAACAACTAAAGCTTGTTGgctttgcattttaaacaattttgtgGGGGTGTCATCAAGTATAATAAAATCCTAGCCTTATTTAACATTTGGGAAATTTCACAAAAATGGTACATTTGTTACATGGAATAAGACTTTGTCATGGATCCCACCATGCTAAAAATAAAGCTTGCTACTTAACCAATTTAACACACATACCACCTTCATAGGGTGGACCTACAGCGGTATTTGTTTAGGTTTTAAACCAAagagaaaacattaaaaacagtgaCCAGATTTGGTTTGGTAAGATATTGACTGATCTAGAATGATAGTCACAGGTATCAAGTAACACCTCATTGTCTACATCAGGTATTTGGTCAGGTTTACCTTAAACATGTTAAAACTCAAGTCAAAAGGAAGGAAACTACTTATTGTAATATACTTTCTTTAAAGTCTGGATACATATAAAAATGACTCAGAGAATGTAAGTAGCATaaataggttttaaaatgtttaaaagaaggAAAAACTGACTGACAAGACTTTAGCTGAATAAGTGACTTATTCAAGTGAAAAAACCACAGCAAACAAGTACTACACTAACCCACATGTTAAATATACAGTGTGGAGCTCTACATGCAGAAAAACAGCCTGGAAATAGTTAAGTCTGACATGGGCAAACTAGAGCTACAGACAATCCCTGACAGATGTTGTAGTGAATTATTACAGACATTCAAGATCAAAGCTGCACTGGCTATACACCCTAAGAGTTAAGTACTTTATGTGTTTGTACTGCCACATTAAAAAGTCATTAGTAAACAGAAAACTAGCAGTGGACCAATGTTACTGCAGTTCTGGATGGGAGacaagcaaagcaaagtgtattaaaagaTAAAGCACACAATCTCTGCATGAAAATATGGGCTTCAAAATTAAGGTAGACAGATTGTGAGAGAATTCCTTTATGTTACTATAATCTGGTAGTTAGATCACAACAAACAGGAGATTCtaaataatatagttttaaataaatgttaagcaACCTGCAATCCATTAAACGTAAATCCAAGGTAATAAAATTAATAGTTTcagtaaataatttaagaaaatcgGTTGTAGTTATGTACACTATACATCTAGTATATAAACAGATATTCTCATGCAAGACAGGTTTTGTGTAAGACTGCTCcatttatatgatttttttttttttttttttaccacttacTCCATATTTCATACTTCAGTTAAGTACTGCAACCAACCTACCCTATCATTATGGATATATCATACAACCACTACTAGGTGTTTGATGCAGACtgaaactgcaaacaaaaacacaccattGATAGCTCTTGCATCAAAACAGCCTGCATTATCATAAACAGTTTATTATCCTTGGCGCTGTGAAATACTGGGCTCTTCCCTGACTACAGCAGGCCAACCCAGAACAATCCATTACTGTTGAGGTACTTGTTCCTGTGTCCTAAAAAAAACTTGCGTGACAAAAGTCCCACACAGCACCTCCCAGCTATTACACTGGGAATCAAGTCAGCAGTGGAGACCTAAACAGGAAAGTTCCCTTAAAATCAACAGAATCTGTACCATCCGAATGAttaaaaaataccccccccccgcccaaaaaaaaaaaaaacgtaaacatTACATATAGCACTTTACAGCTCGGGAAGTTTATCAACAGGGGTGTCAAATTTAAAGTCTGGTGGACTCAGAGCTTGTTGCGTATGCAAACAACCGTTTTGTTATGGTTTCTCAAAAAGAATTCATTTATACTAAcgttctttaaatatattttttattatcagcAGCATAAACTTAATCTTAAACCCCCAAAAAAGGCAATTGCAATACAAAAAACcaagagaaaaacacaaaaacacagtccaccaataacaaaacaaaaattcacaaaaaaagaaaacagaaaaacaaaatcagatgCTTTTTTTCACATCTGGGATCGTATGTAGTAACATGCAGGCGATTTGATGACTTGGGAACTGGTGTGGATCCAGGGCTCTCAGATGTAGCCCTGCATGTGCAATGCAACAGGCTATTTGTTAACtgaaagacagacagaccctAATAGAAACCAAAATCTTCTCCAAGGAAAATCATTGCCTATCCAAGTGATTACTAAAAAAGAATCTTTACTGGTCTCTCTAGATGTCATTACAAATCAAGCTATgggcttttcttcttttttggtaCTATTCAGGATCTTTCTTGTTTTAACCATGTCTTTCTATTGATGGCCACTTGTGGATTTCTGGTAGCTCTATAGATCAATTCCATGTCATTATGCAGATGGTAAACCACTAGGATTTAAAAACGTGTCCGCAGATATGGGTTATGCACTTTTACACACTAGCCGCCAGCTGTAGAGAACCGTTGCAGCATACAGCAGATAGCTCTATGGTTATTGTCTGGTGCCCACTGCATGAGTTTCCAAGAAGAATAAATCACTGTTGAAACTGAAGGGTTCTCCacttgtgtgtatatgtgtgtgtgtgtgtgtgtacacattcACCTTTGCTTATACAAGACTGTCATTTTAACTCATTTTGTATaataaggagttttttttttttcctagcagTTGGTTGATTTTTGCAGTTTATGCCAAATCTTGACTAGTCCACCTCCTCCATATTGCTGTAGGATGGGGTGGCACATTCCGCAGGGTGGGAGAACAGTTCTGAGGTCACCTCTGGGGTCAGCTGAGGGGGTCCTTCTGGGTCCAGCTCTGTGTCAAACAATTCCTGGCTAGTTGCCTGCAAAACAGACcaacattttaagaaaaagaaaaatgcacactacaaaatacacaaaaacctGCATGTGCTTTACATGCGTTTGTGAATGTAGGTGTGTTTATGAATATTTGTGGTTAGCTGAGGAAACTGCTCTTGGTACCCTTGGTAAGGCAGGGGTTTGTAGTTAAGAAAGAGTAAAATATACACAATTCACACAACACCGCTGTTTTGGATTGTTTTCAATTCCAGAGACAATATCAAACAACCCTCCGGTTACCAAACTGTGCACCACAGACATTGGTCCCCCAAACACCATCTTCCACGCATCCGCGATGCTCCAACAAATTGTACATTGTGGTACAAGTGCCATTGTCAACAAGCAAAATATGaaattgaagactttgttgttaGAAGTGTTGCTTACAATGTTAAACAGGTACAATTACACCCCCCAAAAGCATTCTAGAGAGCACTACTATAGATTTGTCAGAAATAATTTCCATACTAAGATATTAGAAAATGGTGGACTATTACACTGGTTTAGCACACATTGATGTTTATCTTATAGAAATCAACATTGTTCTGAAAGGCCAGGCAAATCCAACGTAACCTTGAAGATCCTgatgaagtttaaaaaatatatatatatattggctagGAACATGTGGGCTCTAAATGTAACAGACCAAAGCATTTGTAGTACAACATCTCAAAATACTTACTGCTGTACTTTAGGGTGGaaggaaacaaaaatatttgaTCAGGACCACATTTATacataaaaagaaatgaaaaaaaaaagtctgatattagaaaataaaagcaGCTATATAAAATGATCATGTTTCCAAATAAGTTTCTTGTTAAATAACGTAACATGGGgcctatataatataaataaaatcaatatttacaaCATGGGaatatttacaattttattaaatGACAATGCAGGTGAGTGAATTCTTTGTGAATTATCCAAGTACAAATTATTGCTTTTAAATTCTGCATTTCAGCAATcctaaaaataaatcaacatttacatttaagaacataTGGTGTACATTAAATTTTTcgatttaaaattgcattttacatttaatatatttaaaagggCCTTTTCTTTACctgtactacacacacacacacttacttatCCAGAGAGAATTTAACAGACATTcaaatataaacatattatacaatacaataatttgtTAGTGTTAAAGCTTTATCTGTTTACATTGACACCAACACCATGTAGAGACACTCAGTCTCAGTAAGCACGGGAGATTAAACATGACAAAGGGCTGTAACTAGGATATAAAGTGTGCATCTACTTTGCAATGTTCTAGTATACTAGACAACACTTTAGCAGTTAACCAACATAGCAATTTACAGAAGTGGAAAATGTGAACCAGATGGTGACCCAAACTTTTAAAATCCCTGAGTCAGATTAGTCCAACTGCTTTGATACCACACTACATAGATAAACCATGAACCCCACACAGATTGCCCTAAACTCTTGGCTTGGTATTAATGAAATAAAGCAACTGACTtagaaaagcaaaaacacaccaaatctgaatttaattaaaacaaataaataaataagttacagtaatgcacaaacaTGGCAAACCCCTAAGTCctaaatttattttacagttaggAGAACAACGTCGCAACATAGCAAATTAAAACCATCTTAACCCAAACAACCACTTTTCaaggaattaatttaaaaaccctTCATACAGTATTGCACAAATATGCACAGGGTATAATTTAAGGATGATATTTATAACTATAAATCTATTTTTCATTAATACAATACACTTCAGCTATATATCCATTAAACACAAAGAGGATTAACAAAGTagggttgtatttaaaaaaaaaagacaatagtgTTGAGTACTAATGGTGCTACcccatatatacagtactgtgcaaaagttttaggcaggtgtgaaaaaatgctgtaaagtaataatgctttcaaaaatagtcatgctaatagattatatttatcaattaactaaatgcaaagtgagtgaacagaagaaaaatctaaatcaaatccatatttggtgtgaccaccctttgccttcaaaacagcatcaattcttctaggtacacttgcacaaagtcagcgattttgtaggcatatagtcaggtgtatgattaaacaattataccaaacaggtgctaatgataatcaattcaataagtaggttgaaacacaatcattaactgaaacagaaacagctgtgtaggaggaataaaactgggtgaggaacagccaaactcggctaacaaggtgaggttgctgaagacagtttactgtcaaaagtcatacaccatggcaagactgagcacagcaacaagacacaaggtagttatactgcatcagcaaggtctctcccaggtagaaatttcaaggcagacaggggtttccagatgtgctgttcacgcttttttgaagaagcacaaagaaacaggcaatgttgaggactgtagacgcagtggtcggccaaggaaacttactgcagcagatgagacacatcatgcttacttcccttcgcaatcggaagatctccagcaatgccatcagctcagaattggcagaaaacagtgggaccctggtacacccatctactgtccggagaagtctggtcag from Polyodon spathula isolate WHYD16114869_AA chromosome 16, ASM1765450v1, whole genome shotgun sequence includes these protein-coding regions:
- the si:dkey-32e6.3 gene encoding uncharacterized protein si:dkey-32e6.3 isoform X1 translates to MLAVKAIRPGGCSHAKLEEKDTDKSGNKKQSESAECPDCDRSAQKRSDHIVCSVHLELPHPRRRKLILHLDLNNTILVSDAVTKQGTVAALDYFLSTATWGRVNRQGSWEWVSDVPSLLSPCQGAVTYYSQFGRVQDFTGTAEGQRFRGVLKEHLSLLEWSGEEDELLAVRGEDGRLYHWILPAFFQLLQTLESQHREFCVLFRTFGTDLSRVLGAVQRVLREGAHPLFTDLHALSMPLNLTPGRIRCSKKNVVLSRGSERVSTRGDERSLYRYFSDLQGLGGFQDHFDWWAHNSYSNLGGKPIWIDPSDLEVQHIFIDDNIRLNDEDTIVNPKVFLGKAGTETRTSLTSELYDVNLVQTDLLRAISDHSYFSERIRICEENYEKYINKEDG
- the si:dkey-32e6.3 gene encoding uncharacterized protein si:dkey-32e6.3 isoform X2, which codes for MLAVKAIRPGGCSHAKLEEKDTDKSGNKKQSESAECPDCDRSAQKRSDHIVCSVHLELPHPRRRKLILHLDLNNTILVSDAVTKQGTVAALDYFLSTATWGRVNRQGSWEWVSDVPSLLSPCQGAVTYYSQFGRVQDFTGTAEGQRFRGVLKEHLSLLEWSGEEDELLAVRGEDGRLYHWILPAFFQLLQTLESQHREFCVLFRTFGTDLSRVLGAVQRVLREGAHPLFTDLHALSMPLNLTPGRIRCSKKNVVLSRGSERVSTRGDERSLYRYFSDLQGLGGLTIATQTWEESPSGLTPPILKCSTYSLMTTFG